From Coffea arabica cultivar ET-39 chromosome 10e, Coffea Arabica ET-39 HiFi, whole genome shotgun sequence, one genomic window encodes:
- the LOC113712881 gene encoding monooxygenase 1-like isoform X1, protein MDAVREEEEHEVVIVGGGIGGLATALALHRKGLRSVVYERSESLRAEGSAIGVFRNGWRALDQLGVGDVLRDKAILVQGGQDIWVDEGNQQQPIPFPGGEARCLKRSDLIKALADALPPETVRFGYKVVAVTMDPKNMFPTLTLNNGSSIRAKVLIGCDGSNSVVADFLGIKPTRLFALCAVRGLTSYPNGHVFSPELVRIKRDRVMVGRIPVDNNLVYWFVTVPLSWLDRKFPDDPELIRKLTTKITEGFPSDAVEMIEGSDLDSLSITHLRYHAPWEMLVGRFRRGPITVAGDAMHAMGPFLGQGGSAALEDAVVLARNLGRKIASLSPYERGKEIMTDKIGQAFDQYVEERRMRMVRLATQAYLTGLILGSPPMSITKFIAAIIMVILFRDRNEHAKFDCGNL, encoded by the exons atggATGCAGtcagagaagaagaagagcacGAGGTTGTGATAGTTGGCGGGGGTATTGGCGGACTTGCAACGGCCCTTGCTCTTCACAG GAAAGGACTCAGAAGTGTAGTTTATGAAAGATCAGAGAGTCTGCGAGCAGAGGGTTCAGCTATAGGCGTCTTCCGTAATGGGTGGCGGGCACTTGATCAGCTTGGTGTTGGAGATGTGCTCAGAGACAAGGCTATTCTTGTTCAAGG AGGACAGGACATATGGGTTGACGAAGGAAACCAGCAACAGCCAATACCATTTCC GGGTGGTGAAGCTCGTTGCTTGAAAAGGAGTGATCTCATCAAGGCTCTTGCTGATGCTTTACCGCCTGAAACTGTACGATTTGGATACAAGGTTGTTGCTGTAACAATGGACCCTAAAAATATGTTTCCAACTCTCACACTCAATAATGGCAGCTCTATTAGAGCCAAG GTTCTTATTGGATGTGATGGATCAAATTCCGTAGTGGCGGATTTCCTTGGCATAAAGCCTACAAGGTTATTTGCTCTTTGTGCAGTTAGAGGCTTAACGAGTTATCCAAACGGTCATGTGTTTTCTCCTGAGCTTGTGCGGATCAAGAGAGACAGAGTTATGGTGGGACGAATTCCTGTTGACAATAATTTGGTCTATTGGTTTGTTACTGTACCATTGTCTTGGTTAG AtagaaaatttccagatgaCCCAGAACTCATTAGAAAGTTAACCACGAAAATAACAGAAGGCTTTCCATCTGATGCCGTAGAGATGATAGAAGGAAGTGATCTAGACTCATTGTCCATCACACACTTGAGATACCATGCCCCGTGGGAGATGCTGGTGGGAAGGTTTCGAAGAGGACCCATTACAGTAGCTGGAGACGCAATGCATGCCATGGGACCATTCCTAGGACAGGGTGGTTCCGCAGCCTTGGAAGATGCAGTGGTTCTTGCAAGGAATCTGGGAAGGAAGATTGCTTCTCTCAGTCCAtatgaaagaggaaaagaaatcaTGACTGACAAAATTGGGCAAGCTTTTGATCAATATGTAGAAGAGCGAAGAATGCGGATGGTGCGATTGGCAACACAAGCATACCTCACTGGTCTCATCCTGGGGAGCCCGCCAATGTCAATTACAAAGTTCATTGCTGCCATCATAATGGTTATTCTGTTCCGAGATCGAAATGAACATGCCAAATTTGATTGTGGTAATCTGTAA
- the LOC113712883 gene encoding chlorophyll a-b binding protein CP26, chloroplastic, producing MASLAASTAAASLGVSEMLGNPLNFTSSSRCAPSPSNTASFKTVALFSKKKAAAKPKPAADSSLDDELAKWYGPDRRIFLPEGLLDRSEIPEYLTGEVPGDYGYDPFGLSKKPENFAKYQAYELIHGRWAMLGAAGFVIPEALNKFGANCGPEAVWFKTGALLLDGNTLNYFGKNIPINLAFAVIFEVVLVGGAEYYRITNALDLEDKLHPGGPFDPLGLAKDPDQFALLKVKEIKNGRLAMFAMLGFFIQAYVTGQGPVENLAAHLSDPFGNNLLTVIAGTAERAPTL from the exons ATGGCTTCTCTTGCAGCCTCCACTGCTGCTGCCTCTCTGGGCGTCTCTGAAATGCTCGGAAACCCTCTGAACTTCACCAGCTCTTCAAGGTGCGCTCCTTCTCCTTCTAACACCGCCAGTTTCAAGACTGTTGCCCTTTTCTCGAAGAAGAAAGCTGCTGCAAAGCCCAAGCCTGCGGCCGACTCTTCATTGGACGACGAGCTCGCCAAGTGGTATG GACCTGACAGAAGAATTTTCCTGCCCGAGGGGCTCTTAGACAGATCAGAAATCCCCGAGTACTTGACAGGAGAAGTTCCTGGAGA TTACGGATATGATCCTTTTGGCCTCAGCAAGAAGCCAGAAAACTTTGCCAA ATATCAAGCATATGAGCTTATTCACGGCCGCTGGGCCATGCTTGGTGCTGCTGGCTTTGTTATCCCTGAAGCCTTAAACAAATTTGGGGCCAATTGCGGCCCTGAAGCTGTTTGGTTCAAG ACTGGGGCTCTACTCCTCGACGGCAACACATTGAATTACTTTGGAAAGAACATTCCCATTAATCTTGCATTTGCTGTCATTTTTGAGGTTGTTCTTGTCGGTGGTGCTGAGTACTACAGAATAACCAATGCACTG GATCTAGAGGACAAGCTTCACCCAGGGGGTCCTTTCGATCCATTGGGACTTGCCAAGGACCCTGACCAGTTTGCCCTCCTAAAGGTGAAAGAGATCAAGAACGGTAGACTGGCCATGTTTGCAATGCTTGGTTTCTTCATCCAAGCTTATGTCACTGGACAGGGTCCCGTTGAAAACCTTGCAGCTCATTTAAGCGATCCCTTCGGTAATAATTTGCTCACTGTCATAGCCGGAACTGCTGAAAGAGCTCCGACCCTGTAA
- the LOC113711622 gene encoding protein BEARSKIN2 isoform X1 has translation MASSNGGVPPGFRFHPTDEELLHYYLRKKLSFQKFDMEVVREVDLNKIEPWELQERCKIGSTPQNEWYFFSHKDRKYPTGSRTNRATNAGFWKATGRDKCIRNSFQKIGMRKTLVFYRGRAPHGQKTDWIMHEYRLEDGDDPEANPNEDGWVVCRVFKKKNLFKVGNEGGGTGGGSGAAASDHLNATASTNINQPRGFMQRENQYLFHQQHHPHVLAGYSHMIPLPSMPHQQQYSAQQIQAQNFIPTHKPQLDAMGYDLSAFSSAASESIVVPMMQVKQLMANARDCDSGESDQNNSSLRTYQQACESGLEVGTNSCEPSQHQSMITTGDDQNLNEWGMIDPQLGHAHDSSKGARFEVGEPNNPSNSMNHVSQLSLRGEMDFWGYGK, from the exons atgGCTTCATCAAATGGCGGCGTACCACCTGGGTTCCGGTTTCACCCCACGGATGAAGAGCTTCTGCACTACTACCTCAGGAAGAAGCTCTCCTTCCAGAAGTTCGACATGGAAGTCGTTAGAGAGGTGGATTTGAATAAGATTGAGCCCTGGGAGTTGCAAG AAAGATGCAAGATTGGGTCCACCCCCCAAAATGAGTGGTACTTTTTCAGCCACAAGGACCGGAAGTACCCGACAGGTTCAAGGACAAATAGAGCCACCAATGCCGGTTTCTGGAAGGCCACAGGGAGGGACAAATGCATAAGGAACAGCTTCCAGAAGATTGGAATgagaaaaaccctagttttctacCGAGGCAGAGCCCCTCATGGCCAAAAGACCGACTGGATCATGCATGAGTACCGACTGGAAGACGGTGATGATCCCGAAGCCAATCCCAAT GAGGATGGATGGGTTGTTTGTCGGGTTTTCAAGAAGAAGaatttattcaaagttggaaatgaaggaGGAGGGACCGGTGGCGGCAGTGGCGCGGCTGCCTCAGACCATCTCAATGCTACTGCTTCCACCAATATTAATCAACCTCGTGGCTTCATGCAAAGGGAGAATCAGTACTTGTTTCACCAGCAACACCACCCCCATGTCCTAGCTGGCTATTCTCACATGATCCCACTGCCCTCCATGCCTCATCAGCAGCAATACTCGGCCCAACAGATTCAAGCACAGAACTTCATACCCACGCATAAGCCCCAGTTGGACGCCATGGGATATGATCTCTCAGCTTTCTCTTCGGCCGCTTCAGAGTCAATAGTAGTACCCATGATGCAGGTCAAGCAACTCATGGCAAATGCTAGGGACTGTGACAGCGGAGAAAGCGACCAGAATAACAGCAGTCTTCGCACTTACCAGCAAGCATGTGAATCCGGTTTGGAGGTGGGAACCAATTCTTGTGAACCTTCTCAGCATCAAAGTATGATTACTACCGGAGACGATCAGAATCTGAACGAATGGGGAATGATTGATCCTCAACTTGGACATGCGCATGACTCCTCCAAAGGTGCAAGGTTTGAGGTTGGGGAACCTAATAATCCATCTAATTCCATGAATCACGTCAGTCAACTCTCACTGCGTGGTGAGATGGATTTTTGGGGTTACGGCAAGTAG
- the LOC113711622 gene encoding protein BEARSKIN2 isoform X2: protein MEVVREVDLNKIEPWELQERCKIGSTPQNEWYFFSHKDRKYPTGSRTNRATNAGFWKATGRDKCIRNSFQKIGMRKTLVFYRGRAPHGQKTDWIMHEYRLEDGDDPEANPNEDGWVVCRVFKKKNLFKVGNEGGGTGGGSGAAASDHLNATASTNINQPRGFMQRENQYLFHQQHHPHVLAGYSHMIPLPSMPHQQQYSAQQIQAQNFIPTHKPQLDAMGYDLSAFSSAASESIVVPMMQVKQLMANARDCDSGESDQNNSSLRTYQQACESGLEVGTNSCEPSQHQSMITTGDDQNLNEWGMIDPQLGHAHDSSKGARFEVGEPNNPSNSMNHVSQLSLRGEMDFWGYGK from the exons ATGGAAGTCGTTAGAGAGGTGGATTTGAATAAGATTGAGCCCTGGGAGTTGCAAG AAAGATGCAAGATTGGGTCCACCCCCCAAAATGAGTGGTACTTTTTCAGCCACAAGGACCGGAAGTACCCGACAGGTTCAAGGACAAATAGAGCCACCAATGCCGGTTTCTGGAAGGCCACAGGGAGGGACAAATGCATAAGGAACAGCTTCCAGAAGATTGGAATgagaaaaaccctagttttctacCGAGGCAGAGCCCCTCATGGCCAAAAGACCGACTGGATCATGCATGAGTACCGACTGGAAGACGGTGATGATCCCGAAGCCAATCCCAAT GAGGATGGATGGGTTGTTTGTCGGGTTTTCAAGAAGAAGaatttattcaaagttggaaatgaaggaGGAGGGACCGGTGGCGGCAGTGGCGCGGCTGCCTCAGACCATCTCAATGCTACTGCTTCCACCAATATTAATCAACCTCGTGGCTTCATGCAAAGGGAGAATCAGTACTTGTTTCACCAGCAACACCACCCCCATGTCCTAGCTGGCTATTCTCACATGATCCCACTGCCCTCCATGCCTCATCAGCAGCAATACTCGGCCCAACAGATTCAAGCACAGAACTTCATACCCACGCATAAGCCCCAGTTGGACGCCATGGGATATGATCTCTCAGCTTTCTCTTCGGCCGCTTCAGAGTCAATAGTAGTACCCATGATGCAGGTCAAGCAACTCATGGCAAATGCTAGGGACTGTGACAGCGGAGAAAGCGACCAGAATAACAGCAGTCTTCGCACTTACCAGCAAGCATGTGAATCCGGTTTGGAGGTGGGAACCAATTCTTGTGAACCTTCTCAGCATCAAAGTATGATTACTACCGGAGACGATCAGAATCTGAACGAATGGGGAATGATTGATCCTCAACTTGGACATGCGCATGACTCCTCCAAAGGTGCAAGGTTTGAGGTTGGGGAACCTAATAATCCATCTAATTCCATGAATCACGTCAGTCAACTCTCACTGCGTGGTGAGATGGATTTTTGGGGTTACGGCAAGTAG
- the LOC113712881 gene encoding monooxygenase 1-like isoform X2: MGGGHLISLVLEMCSETRLFLFKEDRTYGLTKETSNSQYHFPRCLKRSDLIKALADALPPETVRFGYKVVAVTMDPKNMFPTLTLNNGSSIRAKVLIGCDGSNSVVADFLGIKPTRLFALCAVRGLTSYPNGHVFSPELVRIKRDRVMVGRIPVDNNLVYWFVTVPLSWLDRKFPDDPELIRKLTTKITEGFPSDAVEMIEGSDLDSLSITHLRYHAPWEMLVGRFRRGPITVAGDAMHAMGPFLGQGGSAALEDAVVLARNLGRKIASLSPYERGKEIMTDKIGQAFDQYVEERRMRMVRLATQAYLTGLILGSPPMSITKFIAAIIMVILFRDRNEHAKFDCGNL; encoded by the exons ATGGGTGGCGGGCACTTGATCAGCTTGGTGTTGGAGATGTGCTCAGAGACAAGGCTATTCTTGTTCAAGG AGGACAGGACATATGGGTTGACGAAGGAAACCAGCAACAGCCAATACCATTTCC CTCGTTGCTTGAAAAGGAGTGATCTCATCAAGGCTCTTGCTGATGCTTTACCGCCTGAAACTGTACGATTTGGATACAAGGTTGTTGCTGTAACAATGGACCCTAAAAATATGTTTCCAACTCTCACACTCAATAATGGCAGCTCTATTAGAGCCAAG GTTCTTATTGGATGTGATGGATCAAATTCCGTAGTGGCGGATTTCCTTGGCATAAAGCCTACAAGGTTATTTGCTCTTTGTGCAGTTAGAGGCTTAACGAGTTATCCAAACGGTCATGTGTTTTCTCCTGAGCTTGTGCGGATCAAGAGAGACAGAGTTATGGTGGGACGAATTCCTGTTGACAATAATTTGGTCTATTGGTTTGTTACTGTACCATTGTCTTGGTTAG AtagaaaatttccagatgaCCCAGAACTCATTAGAAAGTTAACCACGAAAATAACAGAAGGCTTTCCATCTGATGCCGTAGAGATGATAGAAGGAAGTGATCTAGACTCATTGTCCATCACACACTTGAGATACCATGCCCCGTGGGAGATGCTGGTGGGAAGGTTTCGAAGAGGACCCATTACAGTAGCTGGAGACGCAATGCATGCCATGGGACCATTCCTAGGACAGGGTGGTTCCGCAGCCTTGGAAGATGCAGTGGTTCTTGCAAGGAATCTGGGAAGGAAGATTGCTTCTCTCAGTCCAtatgaaagaggaaaagaaatcaTGACTGACAAAATTGGGCAAGCTTTTGATCAATATGTAGAAGAGCGAAGAATGCGGATGGTGCGATTGGCAACACAAGCATACCTCACTGGTCTCATCCTGGGGAGCCCGCCAATGTCAATTACAAAGTTCATTGCTGCCATCATAATGGTTATTCTGTTCCGAGATCGAAATGAACATGCCAAATTTGATTGTGGTAATCTGTAA